One genomic region from Sparus aurata chromosome 15, fSpaAur1.1, whole genome shotgun sequence encodes:
- the mocos gene encoding molybdenum cofactor sulfurase, which produces MDFQKLCTFETFQQFWSHYGHGEDFQDVIEREFTRIKGTTYLDHAATTLYPESLVRGYFQDISRNVYGNPHSHNPSSRLTHDTVERVRYRVLQHFNASPEEYSVIFTSGCTAALKLVAESFPWRPPTESEAGSHFCYLTDNHTSVVGIRGLTSARGVVALPVCPQEVEKRAKDEAGGGEDVICQTPHLFCYPAQSNFSGKKYPLSHVKGIQARRLYPACDHHGRWFVLLDAAAHVSCSPLNLQDCPADFIPISFYKMFGFPTGLGALLVRTDAAGILKKTYFGGGTAAAYLSGEDYYVHAANLSDRFEDGTVSFLDIIAVNHGFEALYRITGGMHNIQQHTFGLARYTYMLLSSLCHGNGRPVAQIYTEGQFESPRTQGAILNFNLMDSHGQIIGYSQVDRMASLYNIHVRTGCFCNTGACQSFLGISNQQMRRNLQAGHVCGDSVDVVDGQPTGSVRVSFGYMSTFEDCQKFLSFVAECFVEKPVTVDHVRLEKLKTATAASRGINEDPPIKITNGEICKVGEKEKPSEASLTGFGLRESNSHGGACTLTNIYIYPIKSCGAHEVHNWPMGPLGLLYDRSWMVVNGNGVCLSQKRVQRLCLIRPQVHLPSDKLLLQAPGMDTISVPLENNSQTHTSHEVCQSKVCGDRVETVDCGDEAASWLSDFLGQPCRLIRQSPNFTRDMKKRPSGAATASTSLSLVNEAQYLMINRASVELIQKLMSSRQDDSNRDQLLDTQNVISRFRANLVIAGVEPFEEDNWSHLIIGNTRFMVTGQCGRCQMVGVDQETGTKTKEPLMSLMACRIGKVTFGVYLTHQLPEGSTTGSVLSTGSIVKPHSS; this is translated from the exons ATGGATTTCCAAAAACTCTGCACTTTTGAAACTTTCCAGCAGTTCTGGAGTCACTACGGTCATGGTGAAGACTTCCAGGACGTGATCGAGCGAGAGTTCACACGGATTAAAg GAACAACATATCTGGATCATGCAGCAACTACTCTGTACCCCGAGTCTCTGGTCAGGGGCTACTTCCAGGACATCTCAAGGAATGTGTACG GAAACCCTCACAGCCATAACCCCAGCAGCAGATTAACACATGACACCGTGGAGAGGGTCAGATACAG GGTATTGCAGCATTTTAACGCCAGCCCTGAGGAGTACTCTGTGATTTTCACTTCTGGTTGTACAGCCGCTCTCAAATTAGTGGCTGAGAGCTTTCCCTGGAGGCCACCGACCGAGAGCGAGGCAGGGAGTCACTTCTGCTACCTCACTGACAACCATACCTCTGTAGTTGGCATAAGAGGACTGACTTCAGCCCGGGGGGTGGTTGCCCTGCCTGTCTGCCCTCAGGAAGTGGAAAAGAGGGCAAAGGATGAggctggaggaggtgaagatgTTATTTGCCAGACGCCACACCTGTTTTGCTACCCAGCACAGAGCAACTTCTCAGGGAAGAAGTATCCCCTCAGCCATGTGAAAGGCATCCAGGCGAGACGTCTATACCCAGCGTGTGACCACCACGGCCGCTGGTTCGTGCTGCTCGATGCAGCCGCTCATGTCAGCTGTTCCCCTCTAAACCTACAGGACTGCCCCGCTGATTTCATTCCCATCTCTTTCTACAAGATGTTTGGCTTCCCTACAGGTCTTGGGGCCCTTCTCGTCCGCACTGACGCAGCGGGCATACTAAAAAAGACTTATTTTGGAGGAGGCACAGCAGCAGCTTACCTTTCTGGAGAAGATTATTATGTGCATGCTGCAAACCTTTCTGACAG ATTTGAGGACGGTACTGTCTCTTTCTTGGACATCATTGCTGTGAATCACGGTTTTGAGGCTCTTTACAGGATCACAG GGGGCATGCACAACATCCAACAGCACACGTTTGGCTTGGCACGCTACACTTATATGCTGCTGTCAAGTCTTTGCCATGGCAACGGGCGACCAGTGGCGCAGATATACACTGAAGGCCAGTTTGAGAGTCCACGCACACAGGGAGCGATCCTAAACTTCAACCTCATGGATTCTCATGGACAGATAATTGGGTATTCTCAG GTGGACAGAATGGCCAGTCTGTATAATATACATGTGCGCACAGGTTGCTTCTGCAACACCGGGGCCTGTCAGTCCTTCCTCGGGATTAGCAATCAGCAGATGAGGAGAAACCTGCAG GCCGGCCACGTCTGCGGAGACAGTGTGGATGTGGTGGACGGCCAGCCGACCGGATCTGTTCGCGTGTCCTTTGGCTACATGTCAACATTTGAAGACTGTCAAAAGTTCCTGAGCTTTGTTGCAGAGTGCTTTGTAGAGAAGCCAGTCACCGTGGACCATGTGAGACTAGAGAAGCTAAAAACAGCCACAGCAGCATCTCGGGGCATAAATGAGGACCCTCCAATCAAAATCACTAATGGAGAAATATGCAAAGTAGGTGAAAAGGAGAAGCCCTCAGAAGCATCACTGACCGGATTTGGACTCAGAGAGTCAAACAGCCACGGGGGGGCTTGTACTCTGACCAACATCTACATATATCCCATCAAATCATGTGGCGCACACGAG GTCCACAACTGGCCGATGGGTCCGTTGGGTTTACTGTATGACAGAAGCTGGATGGTGGTGAATGGAAACGGAGTGTGCCTGAGTCAGAAGAGAGTGCAACGTTTATGCCTCATTCGCCCACAAGTCCACCTGCCCTCAGACAAATTGCTCCTGCAGGCACCAG GGATGGATACCATTTCGGTTCCCCTGGAAAACAACAGTCAAACGCACACTAGCCATGAAGTGTGTCAGAGTAAAGTTTGCGGTGACAG ggTGGAGACTGTCGACTGTGGGGATGAAGCTGCATCATGGCTCTCAGACTTCCTTGGACAGCCATGTCGCCTGATAAGACAAAGCCCTAATTTTACCCGAGACATGAAGAAGAGGCCTAGTGGAG CTGCCACCGCCTCCACGTCCCTCTCCCTGGTGAATGAAGCTCAGTATCTCATGATCAACCGTGCCAGCGTGGAGCTCATTCAGAAACTAATGAGCAGCAG GCAGGACGATTCCAACCGCGATCAGCTCCTTGACACACAGAATGTCATTAGCCGCTTCCGAGCCAATTTAGTCATCGCTGGAGTGGAACCATTTGAGGAGGATAATTGGTCACACTTGATTATTGGCAACACTCGATTCATG GTCACAGGTCAGTGTGGAAGATGCCAGATGGTTGGAGTGGACCAGGAAACGGGGACCAAAACAAAAGAGCCACTAATGTCCCTGATGGCCTGCCGTATCGGGAAG GTGACTTTTGGTGTGTACCTCACCCATCAGCTACCAGAGGGCTCCACCACAGGAAGTGTTCTGTCCACTGGATCAATCGTAAAGCCACACAGTTCTTGA